From a single Nostoc edaphicum CCNP1411 genomic region:
- the argC gene encoding N-acetyl-gamma-glutamyl-phosphate reductase, with product MGKFRRVPVGIVGASGYGGVQLVRLLMDHPEVELVYLGGESSIGKSFGDLYPHLAHATNLLIEAVEPEIIAHRCEVVFLSLPNGLACQIAPKLLEKGCKVLDLSADYRFSDLTTYTNWYGIERSDRTIAATAVYGLPELYRDRITEAQLIGCPGSYPTASLLALSPLLKQGLIRPETAIIDAKSGTSSSGRQAQTNLLLAEADNSIAAFNVGRHRHTPEIEQICSDLAGHELMIQFTPHLIPMVRGILATVYATMSDPGLVRDDLITIFSAFYRNSPWVKVCGSGVYPQTKWANGSNLCYIGVEVDPRTGRVIVMSAIDNLIKGQAGQAIQCLNLMMDWDETLGLPKLGFYP from the coding sequence ATGGGCAAATTTAGACGCGTACCCGTTGGGATTGTTGGCGCGTCGGGCTATGGCGGAGTACAGTTAGTACGACTACTGATGGATCATCCAGAAGTCGAACTGGTTTATTTAGGAGGTGAGAGCAGTATCGGGAAATCTTTTGGGGATCTTTACCCACATCTGGCTCATGCAACTAACCTGCTAATAGAGGCGGTAGAACCAGAAATAATTGCTCACCGCTGTGAAGTAGTTTTCCTGTCTTTACCAAATGGTCTGGCTTGCCAAATCGCGCCCAAACTATTAGAAAAAGGATGTAAAGTATTAGATTTGAGTGCAGACTATCGATTTAGTGATTTGACAACTTATACAAATTGGTATGGTATTGAGAGAAGCGATCGCACAATTGCAGCTACAGCAGTTTATGGATTACCAGAACTTTATCGCGATCGCATTACCGAAGCTCAACTTATTGGCTGTCCTGGTTCCTATCCCACTGCCAGTCTCCTTGCACTTTCGCCACTCTTAAAGCAAGGCTTAATCAGACCAGAAACAGCTATTATCGATGCCAAGTCTGGCACATCTAGTAGTGGACGGCAAGCTCAAACCAACTTATTACTAGCTGAAGCAGACAACTCCATAGCAGCTTTCAATGTCGGTCGTCACCGTCATACCCCAGAAATTGAGCAAATTTGTAGTGACTTAGCTGGTCACGAACTCATGATCCAATTTACACCGCACCTTATCCCAATGGTACGCGGTATTTTGGCAACGGTATATGCCACAATGAGCGATCCCGGTCTAGTGCGAGATGACTTAATCACAATTTTCTCAGCCTTCTACCGCAACTCTCCTTGGGTGAAAGTCTGCGGTAGTGGCGTTTATCCCCAAACCAAGTGGGCTAACGGCAGCAATCTTTGTTACATCGGTGTAGAAGTTGACCCGCGCACAGGTCGCGTGATTGTCATGTCAGCAATTGACAATCTAATTAAAGGACAGGCGGGACAAGCGATTCAGTGTCTAAACTTGATGATGGATTGGGATGAAACCTTGGGGTTGCCGAAGTTGGGGTTTTATCCTTGA
- the eno gene encoding phosphopyruvate hydratase, which translates to MSKFLDTAIEAIAAREILDSRGRPTIEAEVHLANGVVGLAQVPSGASTGTFEAHELRDGDKSRYGGKGVLKAVQNVKEALAPKLLGLDALNQELLDRTMIAIDGSPNKSNLGANAILGVSLAAAKAGAESLDIPLYRYLGGPLANLLPVPLMNVINGGAHASNNVDFQEFMIVPIGATSFREALRWGAEVFATLSQVLDEKGLLTGVGDEGGFAPNLESNQVALELLVAAIKKAGYKPGEEVALALDVAASEFYKNGQYVYDGKPHAPAEFIDYLGQLVDQYPIVSIEDGLHEEDWQSWQLLTQKLGSRVQLVGDDLFVTNATRLQRGIQEKAANAILIKLNQIGSLTETLETIDMATRNSIRSVISHRSGETEDTTIADLAVATRAGQIKTGSLCRSERVAKYNRLLRIEDELGDRAVYAGAVGLGPK; encoded by the coding sequence ATGAGTAAATTTCTAGATACTGCCATTGAGGCGATCGCAGCCCGTGAAATTCTTGATTCACGCGGTAGACCAACAATTGAAGCCGAAGTGCATTTAGCCAACGGTGTTGTCGGACTGGCGCAGGTTCCCAGTGGTGCCTCAACTGGCACTTTTGAGGCCCACGAACTGCGTGATGGCGATAAAAGCCGTTATGGGGGCAAAGGCGTACTCAAGGCAGTACAAAACGTCAAAGAAGCACTTGCACCAAAATTACTAGGCTTGGATGCCCTCAACCAAGAACTCCTAGACCGCACGATGATCGCCATAGATGGTTCTCCTAACAAATCCAATTTGGGCGCGAATGCGATTTTAGGGGTTTCCTTAGCAGCAGCCAAAGCTGGTGCTGAATCTTTAGATATTCCTCTATATCGCTATTTGGGTGGCCCTTTAGCGAATTTGCTCCCAGTGCCGTTGATGAACGTGATTAACGGTGGCGCACACGCATCAAATAACGTGGACTTTCAAGAGTTTATGATTGTCCCAATTGGCGCAACTTCTTTTCGGGAGGCATTGCGCTGGGGTGCAGAGGTATTTGCTACCCTCAGTCAAGTATTAGATGAAAAAGGTTTGCTCACTGGTGTAGGCGATGAAGGCGGTTTTGCCCCGAACCTAGAATCTAATCAAGTGGCTTTGGAATTGCTAGTTGCTGCCATTAAGAAAGCTGGTTATAAACCAGGGGAAGAAGTAGCTTTAGCTTTGGATGTGGCTGCTAGCGAGTTTTACAAAAATGGTCAGTATGTTTACGATGGTAAACCTCACGCCCCGGCTGAGTTTATTGATTATTTAGGACAACTGGTTGACCAATACCCAATTGTGTCAATTGAGGATGGTTTACATGAAGAAGATTGGCAAAGTTGGCAATTGCTGACCCAGAAGTTAGGTTCGCGGGTGCAATTGGTAGGGGATGATTTATTTGTGACTAACGCTACTCGTTTGCAAAGAGGCATCCAAGAAAAAGCCGCTAATGCCATTTTGATTAAACTCAATCAAATTGGTTCTCTTACCGAAACCTTGGAAACGATTGATATGGCAACTCGCAACAGTATTCGTTCTGTAATTAGCCATCGTTCTGGTGAAACTGAAGACACAACGATCGCTGATTTAGCTGTAGCAACCCGTGCCGGTCAAATCAAAACAGGTTCCCTTTGTCGCAGTGAACGCGTAGCAAAATATAATCGCTTGCTGCGAATTGAAGATGAACTAGGCGATCGCGCCGTTTATGCTGGCGCTGTGGGGTTAGGGCCTAAGTAG
- the hpsA gene encoding hormogonium polysaccharide biosynthesis protein HpsA, with translation MSRKRQLFKAIKKNFAQISKQFLSAINKQIIWLLRACFGTRRRRGSENAGFLLPTVAMVLIVVVLLTTAILFRSFERSKNASNVRVNEAVLNAATPAIDRARAKLDKLFEDRRLPRATPSDTALESALKNYLNEYTFGDETQLNLNYTSQTALPTAWMFPIDTNNNGKFDSYTLYGIYFRNPPITGGTYSRARNPLEARTPPMTSGSISNGCEDTLGTSATLVGSTGWFNIAGKLKKSFFVYTANVPITNLPTADQDKYEVFTGNKGFSGLEYQQDRIQLPLVNNAVVYEDDIELTPGPTFNLNGRILTNSNLLTGSGFQFVTLYQVSSRDSCFYDDENAKIIVGGNLAAGLFTGDDDLNNSTGVHLFQGKGVNPNTASGVKDNKSVNGIPKNIAYNSLAYVQRINLLVQAQTANNASTDPQEVKDGITQQLKVLNLTAATASTEQQATIRNNQLGLYFKKRTRRVPYNEVAFGIDAVGTYTTATVLQGSGESLRPPDTWVYPFDPSDGKTRTNYANLTLKPNTSDNTKLLPSATEPTKQQQVGKEQYVGDRILLGNNLPALWWNGTTFIGSNSTDTQNITGINWDDPSTVNRNRRSRVQQLADLGTVERDGDWESAASKIPTTLQDPVGGLRVVTGAGIYLPEDFTVSTVKADLDKALNSAFGGTNRIWSDLMPVPNTIDINAGDNSIQDTRNSNIALPIITPPSPTPPPLKPYTPYLRMRATAVYHYQKSGYNALTPAPIACISNFYDPTSFTTAKNLNSLPSASGTVFIPNFIYDKAAGGKSHNGIVYAPPTKAVSDYSDLLNYQASLRYPNGRLVNEVLSKALPKVTAGSSLTLSEQSAIDAAICAIQILDGTIGNPDNSVIPHGAIYETAFLDARQIKAIHKDVDATTLLSTPGVQTFTNADGVNGDGTGTVANPNTQYELAKETRQPLEIRATVLDYNALRLKAYGSATPQEYLIPNSGIIYATRDDALLDLSANSSNGKDVQKSNSSVDFKLDPTRRPNAIMLRNGDPTGNPNGSLWRVQTYRDVEKGLILASNLPVYIKGDFNKHTQEEFTTALASDLSNFYSRTAATRNKNFACRTGDARLPNCTTGDAWRPASVLSDAITLLSNNFELGYRNDGDYDLNNNLGDASSIIGNATSTPVIPGFQKNGFATNNTNVINASWYGTDGLPKDLDTTKTGTQGSSYLNNFVTPIQRRKNAPEYLMEVCPKLPASACDPATDWWVTLPGDATYPGGIRASDTTNSLGLTFDITKHKAATTAVSPNANYLSYPRRVAFLRDTTSGVLTVDGSNKPTIIGIKGGTITQFPLSSFNSTNRPDSKDNALWFQTTTANDDTKPPKFTLGSGTSDQPILSPVLQIQVAFGTDETISPTSTSRIGPSNTQDSYWIQWATPTTFNLAAAGGDTPARPTEDNGGLHNFVRFLENWNPTGDLNAAVAAIVNGSFIQRTRSVYATAPFVAFLNNSPTITSSPPTVYPIANAGGQIPFYQAPKRQWGYDVALLSQSPDAFSQKLAITPDDKPNEYFREVGRDDVWVQTLLCAKKASDNTNAVDTSQLPTSGCS, from the coding sequence ATGTCTCGAAAACGTCAGCTATTCAAGGCGATTAAAAAAAACTTCGCACAAATTAGCAAGCAGTTTTTATCTGCAATTAACAAGCAAATTATTTGGCTTTTACGGGCTTGTTTTGGCACTAGAAGAAGACGCGGGTCAGAAAATGCTGGGTTTTTGTTACCGACAGTGGCAATGGTTTTGATAGTAGTCGTCTTATTGACCACTGCCATTTTGTTTCGGTCTTTTGAACGTTCCAAAAATGCTAGTAATGTCCGGGTGAACGAGGCTGTGCTTAACGCTGCGACACCAGCTATTGACAGAGCTAGAGCAAAATTAGACAAGCTATTTGAAGACCGTAGATTACCACGAGCTACACCGTCAGATACAGCTTTGGAGAGTGCCTTAAAAAATTATTTGAATGAATATACTTTTGGGGATGAAACTCAGCTAAATCTTAACTATACCAGTCAAACAGCACTACCAACTGCATGGATGTTCCCCATTGATACCAATAACAATGGGAAATTTGACAGCTATACTCTTTATGGAATTTATTTCCGAAATCCGCCTATAACTGGTGGTACATACAGTCGCGCTAGAAATCCTCTAGAAGCCAGAACTCCCCCCATGACCTCTGGTAGTATAAGCAACGGTTGTGAAGATACTCTAGGAACAAGTGCTACTTTAGTTGGGAGTACTGGCTGGTTTAATATTGCTGGTAAGCTCAAAAAAAGCTTTTTTGTCTACACTGCTAATGTTCCCATTACTAACCTACCAACGGCTGATCAAGATAAATACGAAGTTTTCACAGGGAATAAAGGTTTTTCGGGTTTAGAGTATCAACAAGACCGTATACAACTACCGCTAGTTAACAATGCGGTGGTTTATGAAGATGATATAGAACTTACACCTGGACCAACATTTAACCTAAATGGACGGATCTTGACTAATAGTAACTTACTGACTGGTAGCGGTTTTCAATTTGTTACGCTTTATCAGGTTAGTAGTAGAGATTCTTGTTTTTATGATGATGAAAATGCCAAAATTATTGTAGGTGGCAATTTAGCAGCAGGTCTTTTCACTGGTGATGACGATTTAAATAACAGTACTGGAGTGCATTTATTCCAAGGCAAAGGAGTTAATCCCAATACCGCTTCTGGTGTTAAAGATAACAAATCAGTTAATGGAATACCGAAAAATATTGCCTATAATAGTCTAGCTTATGTACAGCGTATCAATCTCTTAGTGCAAGCGCAGACGGCTAATAATGCATCTACTGATCCACAGGAAGTCAAAGATGGCATTACACAGCAACTAAAAGTCTTAAATCTAACTGCTGCCACTGCCTCCACAGAGCAACAAGCTACTATTCGTAATAACCAGCTAGGACTTTACTTTAAAAAACGTACCCGCCGTGTACCTTATAATGAAGTTGCCTTTGGTATAGATGCAGTAGGAACTTATACTACTGCTACAGTACTACAAGGAAGTGGTGAGTCGCTGCGTCCACCGGACACCTGGGTTTATCCCTTTGATCCCAGTGATGGTAAAACTAGGACTAATTATGCCAATTTAACACTCAAACCTAATACTTCTGATAATACTAAGTTGTTACCTAGCGCTACAGAGCCAACTAAGCAGCAACAAGTAGGTAAAGAACAATACGTTGGCGATCGCATTTTGCTTGGTAACAATCTACCTGCATTGTGGTGGAATGGGACAACATTTATCGGTTCAAACAGCACAGATACCCAAAATATTACAGGTATTAACTGGGACGATCCGTCAACTGTAAATCGCAATCGTCGCAGTCGTGTACAGCAACTAGCCGATTTAGGAACTGTTGAGCGAGATGGAGATTGGGAATCAGCAGCTTCTAAAATACCAACTACTCTCCAAGATCCTGTAGGCGGCTTACGGGTAGTGACTGGTGCAGGAATTTATTTACCTGAAGATTTCACTGTTAGTACTGTCAAAGCTGACTTGGACAAGGCTTTAAACTCAGCTTTTGGTGGTACAAATAGAATTTGGTCAGATTTGATGCCTGTGCCTAATACTATTGACATTAATGCTGGTGATAACTCAATTCAAGATACCCGAAATAGCAATATAGCATTACCAATCATTACTCCTCCGTCTCCTACTCCTCCACCTCTTAAGCCTTATACGCCGTATTTACGGATGAGGGCTACAGCAGTTTATCACTACCAAAAGAGTGGCTACAATGCGCTAACCCCTGCACCCATTGCTTGCATAAGTAACTTCTACGACCCTACAAGTTTCACGACAGCTAAGAACCTCAATAGTCTTCCATCTGCGTCTGGGACAGTTTTTATACCAAATTTTATCTATGACAAAGCCGCAGGTGGTAAATCTCATAATGGTATTGTCTACGCACCTCCGACAAAGGCTGTTTCTGACTATTCAGATTTACTAAACTATCAAGCTAGTTTAAGGTATCCCAATGGGCGGTTGGTAAATGAAGTACTGAGCAAAGCTCTGCCAAAAGTAACAGCAGGTTCCTCTTTGACACTCTCAGAGCAGTCTGCTATTGATGCTGCTATTTGTGCCATTCAAATATTAGATGGTACTATCGGCAATCCAGATAATAGTGTCATCCCTCACGGCGCAATTTACGAAACTGCCTTTTTAGATGCAAGGCAGATTAAGGCAATTCACAAAGATGTAGATGCAACAACTCTTCTCAGCACCCCAGGTGTACAAACATTCACCAACGCCGATGGTGTCAATGGAGATGGGACTGGAACTGTAGCAAACCCGAATACACAATACGAACTCGCCAAAGAAACCCGCCAACCACTTGAAATTCGCGCCACTGTCTTAGACTATAATGCGCTACGGCTAAAGGCTTATGGTAGTGCAACACCACAGGAATACTTAATTCCCAATAGCGGTATTATTTACGCTACACGGGATGATGCCCTTTTAGATTTGAGTGCTAATTCTAGTAATGGTAAAGACGTACAAAAATCAAATAGCTCGGTAGACTTTAAACTTGATCCAACTCGCCGTCCCAATGCCATTATGTTGAGAAACGGCGACCCCACTGGCAACCCCAACGGAAGTCTCTGGCGTGTTCAGACTTACAGAGATGTAGAAAAAGGCTTGATTTTAGCCTCTAACTTGCCTGTATATATTAAAGGCGACTTTAATAAACATACTCAAGAAGAGTTTACTACAGCTCTAGCTAGTGATTTGAGCAATTTCTACTCTCGCACGGCAGCAACCCGTAATAAAAACTTTGCTTGTCGTACTGGTGACGCTAGACTACCAAACTGTACCACTGGGGACGCATGGCGACCTGCTAGCGTTTTGTCAGATGCGATCACACTTCTTTCTAATAACTTTGAGTTGGGCTACCGCAACGATGGAGACTATGACCTAAATAATAACCTGGGGGACGCTAGTTCCATTATCGGTAATGCAACTAGTACTCCCGTTATTCCCGGATTTCAGAAAAATGGGTTTGCTACCAACAACACTAATGTCATCAATGCTTCTTGGTATGGTACTGACGGCTTACCCAAAGACCTTGATACTACTAAAACTGGTACTCAAGGTAGTTCTTACCTCAATAATTTTGTTACACCAATTCAGCGAAGGAAAAATGCCCCAGAGTATTTAATGGAGGTATGTCCGAAACTACCTGCTTCAGCTTGCGACCCGGCTACTGATTGGTGGGTAACACTACCTGGCGATGCTACATATCCAGGAGGTATTAGAGCCTCTGATACTACCAACTCTCTCGGCTTGACATTTGACATTACTAAGCATAAGGCTGCTACAACAGCGGTGTCACCTAATGCCAATTATCTGAGCTATCCTCGCCGTGTTGCCTTTCTCCGTGATACAACATCTGGAGTACTCACGGTTGATGGTAGTAATAAACCAACCATTATAGGTATCAAGGGTGGCACAATAACTCAATTTCCACTGAGTAGTTTTAATTCTACCAATAGGCCAGATTCCAAAGATAATGCTCTATGGTTCCAAACAACTACTGCTAATGATGATACTAAACCGCCAAAGTTTACTCTAGGCTCAGGTACAAGCGATCAACCAATTTTATCGCCAGTTTTGCAAATTCAAGTGGCTTTTGGCACTGATGAAACTATATCACCAACATCAACTAGCAGAATAGGCCCTAGCAATACACAAGATAGTTATTGGATACAATGGGCAACACCTACCACCTTTAACCTAGCCGCAGCAGGCGGAGACACCCCAGCTCGTCCTACAGAAGATAATGGTGGTTTACACAACTTTGTCCGCTTCCTGGAAAATTGGAACCCAACTGGCGACTTAAACGCAGCTGTTGCAGCTATAGTTAACGGCTCTTTTATCCAAAGAACTCGTAGTGTCTACGCTACTGCACCATTTGTAGCATTCTTAAATAATTCCCCCACTATTACCAGTAGTCCTCCTACTGTATATCCGATCGCTAATGCTGGTGGTCAAATACCTTTTTATCAAGCTCCTAAACGGCAGTGGGGTTATGATGTCGCTTTGCTGTCGCAATCACCAGATGCATTTTCGCAAAAGTTAGCGATAACACCAGATGACAAACCCAATGAATACTTCCGGGAAGTTGGTCGAGATGACGTATGGGTGCAAACGTTGTTATGTGCCAAAAAAGCCTCAGACAACACTAATGCCGTCGATACCAGTCAACTTCCTACCTCTGGCTGTAGTTAA
- the clpB gene encoding ATP-dependent chaperone ClpB: MQPTDPNKFTDKAWEAIVKSQDIVRAYQQQQLDVEHLIIALLEEPTSLAIRILARSEVDPMRLQQQLEAFTQRQPKVGKSDQLYLSRNLDILLDRAEEARARMKDSYISVEHILLAFAEDDRLGRKILKGFSADAAKLEATIKAIRGSQKVTDQSPESRYEALQKFGRDLTEQAKAGKLDPVIGRDDEIRRVIQVLSRRSKNNPVLIGEPGVGKTAIAEALAQRMVNGDVPESLKNRQLISLDMGSLIAGAKYRGEFEDRLKSVLREVTESNGQIVLFIDELHTVVGAGSNQQGAMDAGNLLKPMLARGELRCIGATTLDEFRKHIEKDAALERRFQQVFVDQPTVENTISILRGLKERYEVHHNVKISDSALVAAATLSARYISDRFLPDKAIDLVDEAAAQLKMEITSKPAELETIDRRLMQLEMEKLSLAGEEKGTPQTRERLERIEQEIADLTEKQQIFNEQWQGEKQLLEAISALKKEEDALRVQIEQAERAYDLNKAAQLKYGKLEGVQHDREAKEANLLEIQNQGSTLLREQVTEADIAEIVAKWTGIPVNRLLESERQKLLQLESHLHERVIGQEEAVEAVAAAIRRARAGMKDPSRPIGSFLFMGPTGVGKTELARALAQFLFDSDDALVRLDMSEYMEKHSVSRLVGAPPGYVGYEEGGQLSEAIRRRPYSVVLLDEVEKAHPDVFNILLQVLDDGRITDSQGRTVDFRNSVIVMTSNIGSEHILDVSGDDSKYETMRVRVMEALRSHFRPEFLNRVDDIILFHTLSRMEMRHIIRIQLKRVENLLREQKIFFEISQSACDHLVESGYDPVYGARPLKRAIQREVENPLATKLLENTFISGDTIIIDKNENGLSFSKKILVKVSVPQIAT; this comes from the coding sequence ATGCAACCTACAGATCCGAATAAATTTACTGATAAAGCCTGGGAAGCAATTGTTAAATCTCAGGATATAGTCCGTGCTTATCAACAACAGCAACTAGATGTTGAACATTTAATTATTGCCCTGTTAGAAGAACCCACTAGTCTAGCTATACGTATCCTGGCTCGATCTGAGGTAGATCCAATGCGCTTGCAGCAACAGCTAGAAGCCTTTACCCAACGCCAGCCCAAAGTTGGTAAAAGCGATCAGCTTTACCTTAGCCGCAATTTAGATATTTTACTAGACCGAGCCGAGGAAGCTAGAGCTAGGATGAAAGACTCCTACATTTCCGTGGAACACATACTTTTGGCCTTTGCTGAAGACGATCGCCTTGGACGAAAGATTCTCAAAGGCTTTAGTGCGGATGCAGCCAAACTAGAAGCTACTATCAAAGCCATTCGCGGTAGCCAAAAGGTGACAGATCAAAGCCCAGAATCCCGCTATGAAGCCTTACAAAAATTTGGTAGAGACTTAACAGAACAGGCAAAAGCTGGAAAACTCGACCCGGTAATTGGACGGGATGACGAAATTCGGCGGGTAATTCAAGTATTGTCTCGTCGTAGCAAAAATAACCCAGTTTTGATTGGTGAACCTGGGGTAGGTAAAACTGCGATCGCAGAAGCTTTAGCACAGCGGATGGTAAATGGTGACGTTCCCGAATCTCTGAAAAACCGCCAACTCATCTCTTTAGATATGGGCAGTTTGATTGCTGGGGCAAAATACCGGGGTGAATTTGAAGACCGTCTGAAATCTGTTCTCCGGGAAGTTACGGAATCTAATGGTCAAATCGTCCTGTTTATTGACGAACTGCATACGGTAGTTGGTGCAGGTTCCAACCAACAAGGAGCAATGGATGCGGGAAATCTGCTCAAACCAATGCTGGCGAGGGGAGAACTGCGTTGTATTGGCGCTACTACCCTAGATGAGTTTCGCAAACACATTGAGAAAGACGCTGCCCTAGAACGCCGCTTTCAGCAAGTATTTGTGGATCAGCCAACTGTGGAAAATACTATTTCCATTCTTCGGGGATTGAAAGAACGCTATGAAGTGCATCACAACGTCAAAATTTCTGATTCGGCTTTGGTAGCAGCAGCAACTCTGTCAGCACGTTATATTAGCGATCGCTTTTTGCCAGATAAAGCCATTGATTTGGTGGATGAAGCAGCAGCACAGTTGAAGATGGAGATTACCTCCAAACCAGCGGAATTGGAAACCATTGATCGCCGCCTCATGCAGTTAGAAATGGAAAAGCTATCATTAGCTGGCGAGGAAAAGGGGACTCCCCAAACGAGAGAACGTTTGGAGCGAATTGAGCAAGAAATTGCCGATTTAACTGAAAAACAGCAAATATTTAATGAGCAATGGCAAGGTGAAAAGCAGCTATTGGAGGCTATAAGCGCCTTAAAGAAAGAAGAAGATGCGCTGCGAGTGCAAATTGAACAGGCGGAACGTGCTTATGACCTAAATAAAGCTGCCCAACTGAAGTATGGCAAATTAGAAGGAGTACAGCACGATCGCGAAGCCAAAGAAGCAAACCTTTTAGAAATTCAAAACCAAGGTTCCACTTTACTTCGAGAACAAGTCACCGAAGCCGATATTGCCGAAATCGTTGCCAAGTGGACAGGAATCCCTGTTAATCGCCTGTTGGAATCGGAACGGCAAAAATTATTGCAACTAGAAAGTCATTTACATGAACGAGTCATTGGGCAAGAAGAGGCTGTAGAAGCAGTCGCAGCGGCAATTCGTCGCGCCCGTGCGGGGATGAAAGATCCTTCTCGTCCCATTGGTTCATTTTTGTTCATGGGCCCCACAGGTGTGGGCAAAACCGAACTCGCTCGTGCTTTAGCTCAGTTTCTCTTTGATTCTGATGATGCATTGGTGCGCTTAGATATGTCTGAATATATGGAAAAACACTCAGTTTCTCGGTTAGTGGGAGCGCCTCCAGGATATGTAGGATATGAAGAAGGCGGTCAACTTTCCGAGGCGATTCGCCGCCGCCCCTATTCGGTGGTGCTGCTGGATGAAGTAGAAAAAGCGCACCCCGATGTGTTCAATATTTTATTACAGGTGTTAGACGATGGGAGAATTACTGACTCTCAAGGAAGGACAGTAGATTTTCGTAACAGCGTTATTGTGATGACCAGTAATATTGGCAGCGAACATATTTTGGATGTATCTGGTGATGATTCCAAATATGAAACAATGCGAGTTAGGGTAATGGAAGCTTTGCGATCGCATTTCCGCCCCGAATTTCTCAACCGCGTTGATGATATTATTCTCTTCCATACCCTCAGCCGCATGGAAATGCGGCATATCATCCGCATACAACTTAAGCGGGTAGAAAATCTCCTCCGCGAGCAAAAAATCTTCTTTGAGATATCCCAATCAGCCTGCGATCACCTTGTCGAATCAGGTTATGACCCAGTTTACGGTGCCCGCCCACTCAAACGAGCAATTCAGCGAGAAGTAGAAAACCCCCTCGCCACCAAGTTATTGGAGAATACTTTTATCTCTGGAGATACGATTATCATTGATAAAAATGAAAACGGTCTGTCTTTTAGCAAAAAAATACTGGTGAAAGTGTCAGTACCACAAATTGCTACATAG
- the gloA gene encoding lactoylglutathione lyase: MRLLHTMLRVGNLEESLKFYCELLGMKLLRRKDYPGGEFTLAFVGYGDESHNAVIELTYNWGVEKYELGNAYGHIALGVDDIYATCEEIRNQGGKVVREPGPMKHGSTVIAFVEDPDGYKIELIQLGSQGSAAKQESQEQLVSQ; the protein is encoded by the coding sequence ATGCGATTACTACATACAATGCTGCGGGTGGGCAACCTGGAAGAGTCGTTGAAATTCTACTGTGAACTTTTGGGTATGAAATTACTACGTCGAAAAGATTATCCAGGGGGAGAATTTACCCTGGCTTTTGTGGGCTACGGCGATGAAAGTCACAACGCAGTGATCGAACTAACCTACAACTGGGGCGTGGAAAAATACGAATTGGGTAATGCTTATGGTCATATCGCCCTTGGCGTTGATGATATTTACGCTACGTGTGAAGAAATCCGCAATCAGGGCGGTAAAGTCGTGCGCGAACCAGGGCCGATGAAACATGGTTCAACAGTAATTGCTTTTGTGGAAGATCCAGATGGGTATAAAATTGAACTGATTCAATTAGGATCTCAAGGATCGGCAGCCAAACAGGAATCACAAGAGCAACTTGTGAGTCAGTGA